Proteins encoded in a region of the Orcinus orca chromosome X, mOrcOrc1.1, whole genome shotgun sequence genome:
- the TENT5D gene encoding terminal nucleotidyltransferase 5D — MSEIRFSNLTWDQVITLHQVLDEVIPIHGRGNFPTLEVKPKDIIHVVKDQLIEQGIIVKDTRLNGSTASYILASYNGMSYKDLDVILGIELPSDQEFQLVKDVVLGCLLDFLPKGVKKEKITLKTMKEAYVQKMVKVCNKHDRWSLISLSNNTGKNVELKFVNSLRRQFEFSVDSFQIILDPMLDFYSDKSGTLTKELYPVVVAESMYGNFQEAMTHLQHKLISTRKPEEIRGGGLLKYSNLLVHNFKPVCEAEIKTLERYMCSRFFIDFPDIEEQRKKIESYLYNHFIGEEKRKYDYLMTLHGVVNESTVLPMGPKRRQTLNMITLMALKVLGEQNILPNTGKVTCFYLPAPYLAAWGGSPTYYVTSVLPPTLFQPYHPLHFHVPNGMAFKKTQ; from the coding sequence ATGTCTGAAATCAGATTCAGCAATCTCACTTGGGATCAAGTTATAACACTGCATCAAGTGTTAGATGAAGTAATTCCAATTCATGGAAGGGGGAATTTCCCCACATTGGAGGTGAAACCGAAAGATATCATTCATGTTGTGAAAGATCAACTGATAGAGCAAGGAATTATTGTTAAAGATACCCGATTGAATGGTTCCACAGCAAGTTACATACTTGCAAGCTACAATGGCATGAGCTATAAGGATCTGGATGTTATTTTAGGTATTGAACTACCAAGCGATCAGGAATTTCAGCTTGTTAAGGATGTAGTTCTAGGTTGCCTACTCGACTTTTTACCAAAAggtgttaaaaaggaaaagatcacCCTAAAGACTATGAAAGAGGCTTACGTGCAGAAAATGGTCAAAGTTTGCAATAAGCATGATCGTTGGAGTCTTATCTCTCTTTCTAATAACACTGGGAAGAATGTAGAGCTAAAATTTGTGAATTCACTCAGACGACAATTTGAATTTAGTGTAGATTCCTTTCAAATTATCTTGGATCCCATGTTAGATTTCTACAGTGACAAAAGTGGTACGCTAACCAAAGAATTATATCCTGTTGTGGTAGCTGAAAGCATGTATGGAAACTTCCAAGAAGCAATGACACACTTGCAGCACAAGCTTATATCTACCAGAAAACCTGAAGAAATTAGAGGTGGTGGCCTTCTGAAATACAGTAACTTGCTGGTTCATAACTTTAAGCCAGTTTGTGAAGCAGAAATCAAGACTCTAGAACGTTATATGTGTTCTAGATTCTTCATTGATTTTCCTGATATAGAAGAACAGCGAAAGAAGATTGAATCATACCTCTACAACCATTTCAtaggtgaagaaaagagaaagtatgaCTACCTCATGACCTTGCATGGAGTTGTGAATGAAAGCACTGTTCTCCCCATGGGTCCTAAAAGAAGACAGACCCTCAATATGATCACGCTTATGGCTTTAAAAGTACTTGGAGAACAGAATATCCTACCTAATACAGGCAAGGTAACTTGCTTTTATCTGCCTGCTCCATACCTTGCTGCTTGGGGAGGGTCCCCTACGTATTATGTAACATCTGTACTACCACCTACATTGTTTCAGCCATACCACCCACTACACTTTCATGTGCCAAATggtatggcttttaaaaaaacacagtag